A stretch of the Panicum virgatum strain AP13 chromosome 9N, P.virgatum_v5, whole genome shotgun sequence genome encodes the following:
- the LOC120688493 gene encoding cyclic dof factor 1-like, translating to MAECRVGGGGGDFLIKLFGKTIPVPEVAAAAAAAAVGEADKDIQQSGSSTSELKGQENTLQDSTGSPLQHEVADTEDSSAAKNSSGDQQQGETANQKEKLKKPDKILPCPRCNSMDTKFCYYNNYNINQPRHFCKNCQRYWTAGGAMRNVPVGAGRRKSKSASAASHFLQRVRAALPIDPLCTAAKTNGTVLSFGSDMSSLDLSEQMKHLKEKLVPITRIKSSDDRSVGSCTEGSAKGEDSNQMNQKEKVTADKSANVVQHPCMNGVTMWPFSCAPPPACYTSGIAIPFYPAAAAYWGCIVPGAWNAPWPPHSQSESASSLSTASPASTKSNCLTPGKRSRDSDEEGDTKGNGKVWVPKTIRIDDADEVARSSILSLIGINGDKVGKDGRGCKLSRVFEQKEEAKTATHAVINSLPFLQGNPAALSRSLTFQEGS from the exons ATGGCGGAGTGCAGagtcggaggaggcggcggggattTCTTGATTAAGCTGTTCGGAAAGACCATCCCGGTGccggaggtcgccgccgccgccgccgccgccgccgtgggcgagGCTGACAAG GACATCCAACAAAGCGGCAGCAGCACGTCTGAACTGAAAGGACAAGAGAACACCCTTCAGGACTCTACGGGCTCGCCTCTGCAGCATGAGGTTGCAGACACTGAAGATTCATCAGCTGCCAAGAACTCGTCAGGAGACCAGCAGCAGGGCGAGACGGCCAACCAGAAGGAGAAGCTGAAAAAGCCTGACAAGATCTTGCCGTGCCCCCGGTGCAACAGCATGGACACCAAGTTCTGCTACTACAACAACTACAACATCAATCAGCCGCGCCACTTCTGCAAGAACTGCCAGAGGTACTGGACGGCCGGCGGTGCCATGCGCAACGTGCCTGTGGGTGCAGGACGGCGCAAGAGCAAGAGTGCGTCGGCCGCTTCCCACTTCCTTCAGAGGGTCAGGGCCGCGTTGCCCATCGATCCTCTTTGCACGGCAGCCAAGACTAATGGCACAGTGCTCAGCTTTGGCTCCGACATGTCCTCTTTAGACCTCTCAGAACAGATGAAGCACCTAAAGGAGAAACTTGTCCCAATAACGCGGATCAAGAGCAGCGATGACCGATCAGTTGGTTCTTGCACTGAAGGATCTGCAAAGGGAGAAGACTCGAACCAAATGAACCAAAAGGAGAAAGTTACAGCAGATAAATCTGCAAATGTTGTTCAGCATCCATGCATGAACGGGGTAACCATGTGGCCATTTAGCTGTGCACCACCACCTGCCTGTTACACATCAGGCATCGCAATTCCGTTCTACCCAGCAGCTGCTGCCTACTGGGGCTGCATAGTTCCAGGAGCTTGGAACGCCCCATGGCCGCCTCACTCCCAGTCTGAGTCTGCTTCATCGCTTAGCACTGCTTCTCCAGCATCCACAAAGTCCAATTGCCTCACGCCAGGAAAGCGCTCTAGAGACTCTGATGAGGAAGGAGACACCAAAGGAAATGGCAAGGTGTGGGTGCCGAAGACGATCCGGATAGATGACGCAGACGAGGTGGCCAGGAGTTCCATCTTGTCACTAATTGGGATCAATGGCGATAAGGTGGGCAAAGATGGCAGAGGGTGCAAGCTTTCAAGAGTTTTTGAGCAGAAGGAAGAGGCAAAGACAGCAACTCACGCAGTGATCAACAGCTTGCCATTCTTGCAAGGGAACCCAGCTGCACTCTCACGTTCACTGACCTTCCAGGAGGGATCTTGA